One window from the genome of Alnus glutinosa chromosome 13, dhAlnGlut1.1, whole genome shotgun sequence encodes:
- the LOC133854543 gene encoding uncharacterized protein LOC133854543, producing MWKSFVTSFNKLWFDEVEETRKPALNAKPIYRDELDQKNASKKKVEKNSEKKSYGGSSIDKKEVMTVKVKMTKQEAARMLSKCKGGGFLDFKDVAHELVLIPPNRVTVVSADQATIDGQVLLKSIPEEL from the coding sequence atgTGGAAATCCTTTGTTACCTCCTTCAACAAACTTTGGTTCGATGAAGTAGAAGAAACTAGGAAACCTGCCCTTAATGCAAAACCCATATACAGAGATGAGTTAGATCAGAAGAATGCATCCAAAAAGAAGGTGGAGAAGAATTCAGAGAAGAAAAGCTATGGTGGCAGTAGTATTGATAAGAAGGAGGTGATGACAGTAAAGGTGAAGATGACAAAGCAAGAAGCAGCTCGAATGTTGTCCAAATGCAAAGGTGGAGGGTTCCTTGACTTCAAGGACGTAGCGCATGAGCTTGTGCTCATACCACCAAATCGTGTTACTGTTGTGTCAGCTGATCAAGCTACAATTGATGGTCAAGTATTGCTTAAGAGCATCCCAGAAGAGCTTTAG